The bacterium sequence CCTCCTCGGTGAACTCCACCCCCAGACCCAGGGCGACCCGGTTGACGAAGTTGAAGTAGCTCGCCGTCAGGTTGAGGTTGAGAATCTCCTTGTCGGAGAACCCCTGCCCGCGCAGGAGGTAGATGTCCTCCTCGGAAACCTCGGCGGGCGTGAGGGTCAGCTTGATGACGTAGGCGAGCATGGCCTTGACCCTCTCCGGCAGCTCCACGCTATCGATGTCCTCGGCGAAGAGCTCGACCAGCTCGCGGTCCTTCCAGTAGTGGAGGAGCGCCTCGGCGTGGTGGCGGACGCAGTAATCGCAGCCGTTTATCTGCGATACGACGACCCCGATCATCTCCCGCTCCACCCGGCTCAACCCCTTCTTGGAGAACATGACCGAGAGGTAGAACTCCATGTGGGTCTCGATGGAGCGCGGATCGAGGCTCTGCACCTTCATGATGTTGGATAGCTTGCCCCTCCGACGCTCGATGTAGGTGTAGATTTCCTTGAGCATCGGGTCCGCCTCGGTCTTCTCTAACACCTTGATCCAGGCCATGTCGCTCCTTCTACTCGCGGGTGCGGGTGAGGTCGCAGAAAAGGCTGGACGAATCCACCACGGTGAACCGCGCTTCGGCCCCGAGCCCGCGGGTCAGAACCCGGAACTCCTCCTCCACCACCGTCTCCGCCCGGAAGCCGTCCCGGCAGACGATGACGCCGTCGCCGGTGCGCCCCTCGTCTATCTTCCCCAGCAGACCGGCCTCGGATTGCCGCCGGAACCACTCCAGGCGGTGGTCCCAGAACTCGGCGGCGTAGCTGGAAAAGAGGGCGGTTCCGCCGGGGCGTGTGACGCGGAGGGCTTCTATGATTAAACCACGCCGGTCCGCCCCGAAGGCCGAGACGCCGTTCTGGGCGCAGACCACCACGTCGAAAGAACCGTNNNNNNNNNNNNNNNNNNNNNNNNNNNNNNNNNNNNNNNNACCGAGTTCGGCGGCGTCCATGCGGGCCAGGCCGATGTTCGGCCCCCCCGCCAGGCGGAGGCTTTCCGGGGATGTGTCTATCCCCACCGCGCGGCGCGCCCGACCGGCGATTCGGCGCAGAATCCTCCCGTAGCCGCAGCCCAGCTCGAGCACCGTATCGCCCGGCCCGATGCGGCTCAGGACGTGCCCGATTTCGGCCTCGAGGTAGCGCTTCACCCGGGGCGGGGCCAGCTCGTAGCACCGCCGGAGCCTCTCCGCCGACAGCTTCTGGGTGTAGTAGCGTCCGGACATACCGGCTCACCGCACCACGGCGAAGCGTCGGTTCAGCGCGGCGGTC is a genomic window containing:
- a CDS encoding class I SAM-dependent methyltransferase; its protein translation is MSGRYYTQKLSAERLRRCYELAPPRVKRYLEAEIGHVLSRIGPGDTVLELGCGYGRILRRIAGRARRAVGIDTSPESLRLAGGPNIGLARMDAAELG
- a CDS encoding peroxidase-related enzyme (This protein belongs to a clade of uncharacterized proteins related to peroxidases such as the alkylhydroperoxidase AhpD.) → MAWIKVLEKTEADPMLKEIYTYIERRRGKLSNIMKVQSLDPRSIETHMEFYLSVMFSKKGLSRVEREMIGVVVSQINGCDYCVRHHAEALLHYWKDRELVELFAEDIDSVELPERVKAMLAYVIKLTLTPAEVSEEDIYLLRGQGFSDKEILNLNLTASYFNFVNRVALGLGVEFTEE
- a CDS encoding class I SAM-dependent methyltransferase, translating into GSFDVVVCAQNGVSAFGADRRGLIIEALRVTRPGGTALFSSYAAEFWDHRLEWFRRQSEAGLLGKIDEGRTGDGVIVCRDGFRAETVVEEEFRVLTRGLGAEARFTVVDSSSLFCDLTRTRE